A segment of the Streptomyces sp. XD-27 genome:
TGCGGCGAGGGGCCGCCCGACGAGGCTGACGACCTCGGTCTCCTCCAGTGCCCAGCCGAGCCGCGCGCAGGCGTAGGACGCGGACGACGGGTGTGGCAGGACGTGCAGGGCGTCCGCGCCCAGCTCCTCCACCAGGGTCCGCCCGATGCCGAAGAACATGGGATCCCCGCTGGCCAGGACGGCGACACGCCGTCCCGCGTGCGCGGCGAGCAACCCGGCCACGGCGGGGCGCAGCGGCGACGGCCACGGCACGCGCTCGGCGGCGCAGTCGGCGGGCAGCAGGGCGAGTTGGCGCGGGCCGCCGATCACGGTCTCCGCGGCGCACAGAGCCTCCCGCGCGGCCGGGCCGAGCCCGCCCCATCCGTCGGCCCCCAGCCCCACGACGGTCACTGCGGGGCGTGCGGTGCTCACGGTTACCTCATCGTGGGAGTTGGAGTGGGAGTGGAGTGGGAAGTACGGGGATCGGTCCGGCGACGGAAACTCTACTGACCTGGTGGGGCGGGGCGGCGCGCGGGCCGGGCGCCCGGGGTGTGAGCGCGCAGTCGCCGCAGAGTCCGCCGCCCGGCACCCGGTAGTACAGGCAGCAGCTCCGGCGCCGGAAGTCGCGCTCGGGGCCGAGGTGCCAGGTGCCGGTGTTCTCCAGCGGTGGAGCGGCGAGGAGCGCGCGGGCCAGGTCGACGGCCCGCCGTGCGGCCTCCGGGCGCCCCTGGGCGCGGCACCAGCCGCACAGGACGCGCAGCGAACCGGCGAGCGCGGCGGCGGCGTTGCCCCACAGCAGCGCCTCGGAGATCCGGCACGCCGTGCGCGTGGCGCGGTGCAGCGGCAGGAGGTTGACGTACACGGCGTGGCCCAGTTGTCCGGCGACCCCGCCCGGCTCGCCCAGGGCCCGGACGGGACCGGGCAGCCACAGGTCGTGCGGCGCGGTACGGGCGGGGTTCCACCACAGGGTGTCGGGGCGCAGGTCGGGGACGCGGCCGTGGAGCGCGGCCGGGCCGAGTGCGATGGACCACAGCCGGGCGGCCAGCCCTTGGAAGACGAGGGACGCAGCGACCCGCCGCTCGCCGGCGCCCAGGGTCGCCGCGACGGCGTCGATGCGGTCGAGCAGCGGTTGCGCCGCCGTTCCATCGGTCGTCCGGTACGCCTCACCGAGCGCTACGTACCCCTCGGCGCGGGGCCCGCCGGGGCCGGGCGCGGCGTCGGTACGGACGCCGAAGAACGGCCCTACTGCGGCTGCCTCGTGCACGTGGGTTCCTTTCCCCTACCCGCCCCTTCCCTCAACTGGGGCTCCGCCCCAGACCCCGCGGGGAAGGGGAGAGCCCGCCGCAGGCGCCAACCACGCCCCGTCAAGCGTCCGTCGTGCCGAACGCCTCCAGCAGCCGGTCCGCCGCCAGCGTCGCCGTCAGCGTCCCGTCGCGTACCTGCTGCTCCAGTACGGGCCCCAGCCTCCGCACCGCCGGATGTTCGTGGAGGCGCGCCAGCAACTGGTCCCGGACCATCGACCAGGTCCACTCCACCTGCTGGTCGCGGCGCTTGGCCGCCAGCGCGCCCGAGGCGTCCAAGACCTTGCGGTGCTGCTCCAGGCGGTCCCACACCACGTCGAGACCGGTGCTCTCGCGCGCGCTGCACGTCAGGACGGGCGGGTTCCACGGCGCGTCAGCGGGCTGCAACAGCCTGAGCGCGCCCGCCAGTTCGCGCGCCGCCGACCTGGCGTCGCGTTCGTGCGGGCCGTCGGCCTTGTTGATGGCGACGACGTCCGCCAGCTCCAGCACGCCCTTCTTGATGCCCTGCAACTGGTCGCCGGTGCGGGCCAGGGACAGCAGCAGGAAGGAGTCGACCATGCCCGCCACGGCGGTCTCGGACTGGCCGACGCCGACGGTCTCCACGAGGATGACGTCGTGGCCCGCGGCCTCCATGACCACCATGGACTCGCGGGTGGCGCGCGCCACCCCGCCGAGCGTGCCCGCGCTGGGCGAGGGCCGGACGAACGCCGCGGGATCGACCGCGAGCCGCTCCATCCGGGTCTTGTCCCCCAGGATGGACCCGCCGGTCCGGGTCGAGGACGGGTCGACGGCGAGCACCGCGACCCGGTGGCCGAGCCCGGTGAGCATGGTGCCCAGGGCGTCGATGAAGGTGGACTTGCCGACGCCGGGCACCCCGCTGATGCCGACCCGCCGCGCCCGGCCGGTGTGCGGCAGCAGCTCGATCAGCAGCCGCTGGGCCAGCTCGCGGTGGTCGGGCCGGGTGGACTCGACGAGCGTGATCGCGCGCGCGATGAACGCGCGCGACCCGTCGAGCACCCCCTTGGCGTAGGTGTCGATGTCGATGCTCCGCCGCTGCCCGTTGGGCCGCACCGTGCTCAACGCGTCTCCTCGTTCTCCCCCAGCTCGTGGCCGAGGTCCTCGGCGAGCGACCTGACCAGGTCGTACGCGGCGTCCGGGACCACCGTGCCGGGCAGGAAGACGGCGGCGGCACCGGCCTCGTGCAGGGCCTCGACGTCCTGCGGCGGGATGACGCCGCCGACCACGATGGTGATGTCCTCCCGGCCCGCCTCGGCCAGTTGCTCGCGCAGCGCGGGCACCAGGGTCAGATGGCCCGCCGCGAGCGAGGAGACGCCGACGATGTGCACGTCGGCCTCGACGGCCTGGCGTGCCACCTCCTCGGGCGTCTGGAACAGCGGGCCGACGTCGACGTCGAAGCCCAGGTCGGCGAAGGCGGTGGCGATCACCTTCTGGCCGCGGTCGTGGCCGTCCTGGCCCATCTTGGCGACCAGGATGCGCGGGCGGCGGCCCTCCGCCTCCTCGAACGCGTCGACGAGCCGCCGGGTCTTCTCCACGGAGGACGACGGTCCTGCCTCTTCTCGGTACACACCGGAGATCGTACGGATCTGGCCGGAGTGGCGTCCGTAGACCTTCTCCAGTGCGTCGGAGATCTCACCGACGGTGGCCTTGGCGCGGGCCGCGTCCACGGCGAGCGCGAGGAGGTTGCCCTCCAGGCCGCTGCCCGGTCCCGACTCGGCCGCCGCGGTCAGCGCGCGCAGCGCGTCCTGGCACGCCGCCTCGTCGCGTTCGGCGCGCAGCCTGCGGAGTTTGTCGATCTGCTGGGCGCGCACCGCCGAGTTGTCGACCTTGAGCACCTCGATCTGCTCGTCGCTGTCGACGCGGTACTTGTTGACGCCGATGACCGGCTGGCGGCCGGAGTCGATGCGCGCCTGGGTGCGGGCCGCGGCCTCCTCCACGCGCAGCTTGGGGATGCCCGCGTCGATGGCCTTGGCCATGCCGCCCGCGGCCTCGACCTCCTCGATGTGCTGCCAGGCCCGCCGCGCGAGGTCGTGGGTGAGCTTCTCGACGTACGCGCTGCCGCCCCAGGGGTCGATGACCCGGCAGGTGCCCGACTCCTGCTGGAGCAGGATCTGGGTGTTCCGGGCGATGCGGGCGGAGAAGTCGGTGGGCAGGGCGAGGGCCTCGTCCAGGGCGTTGGTGTGCAGCGACTGGGTGTGGCCCTGGGTGGCGGCCATCGCCTCGACGCACGTGCGCGTCACGTTGTTGAACACGTCCTGCGCGGTCAGCGACCAGCCGGAGGTCTGCGAGTGGGTGCGCAGGGACAGCGACTTGGGGTTCTTCGGGTCGAACTGCTTGACCAGCTTGGCCCACAGCAGCCGGGCCGCGCGCAACTTGGCGATCTCCATGAAGAAGTTCATGCCGATCGCCCAGAAGAAGGAGAGCCGGGGCGCGAAGGCGTCCACGTCCATGCCGGCGGCGATGCCCGCGCGCAGGTACTCCACGCCGTCGGCGAGGGTGTAGGCCAGCTCCAGGTCGGCCGTGGCACCCGCTTCCTGGATGTGGTAGCCGGAGATGGAGATGGAGTTGTAGCGCGGCATCTTCTGCGAGGTGTACGTGAAGATGTCCGAGATGATCCGCATCGACGGCTGCGGCGGATAGATGTAGGTGTTGCGGACCATGAACTCCTTGAGGATGTCGTTCTGGATGGTCCCCGCCAGCTTCTCCGGCGGTACGCCCTGCTCCTCGGCGGCGACGATGTAGAGCGCCAGGACCGGCAGCACGGCCCCGTTCATCGTCATCGACACGCTCATCCGGTCCAGCGGGATGCCGTCGAAGAGCTGCCGCATGTCGTAGATCGAGTCGATCGCCACGCCTGCCATGCCGACGTCGCCGGTGACCCGCGGGTGGTCGCTGTCGTAGCCGCGGTGGGTCGGCAGGTCGAAGGCGACCGACAGGCCCTTCTGCCCGGCCGCGAGGTTGCGGCGGTAGAAGGCGTTGGACTCCTCGGCGGTGGAGAAGCCCGCGTACTGCCGGATGGTCCAGGGCTGGTTGACGTACATCGTCGGGTACGGGCCGCGCAGGTAGGGCGCGATGCCCGGGTAGGTGCCCAGGAAGTCGAGGCCCGCCAGGTCCTCGGAGGTGTACAGCGGCTTGACGCCGATGCCCTCCGGGGTGTCCCACACCAGGGCGTCGACGTCCTTGCCGGTGGACTCGCGCAGCGCGGCGCGCCAGGCGTCGGCGCTCGCCGGTGCGGCCGGGCCGTCGAGTTCGACGGACGAGAAGTCGGGGATCATCGCGTCACTCCCATGGTGTCGAGAGCCGAGGAGAGGACCTCGACCGCGTCGCAGCCCGCGAAGACGAAGGCGTCCACTCCGGCCTGTTCGTACGTCTCGCGCAGTTCGCCCGGTCGACCGGCGAGGTGGACCCGCAGGGCGCCCGCGGCCTTGAGCCGCTCGGCGACGGCGGCGGCCTGCTCCGCGTACAGCGCGTCGCTGGAGCAGATGCAGGCGATCCGGGCGCCGCTGGCGGCGAACGCCTCGGCCACCGACTCCGCGTCGACGGAGGCCGGTTGGTGTACGGCCTCGATGCCGCCCGCCTGGAAGAGGTTGGCGGCGAAGGAGGCGCGGGCGGTGTGCGCGGCGGCCGGGCCGAGCGCGGCGAGGAAGACGCGCGGGCGGGTGCCGTCGGCGGCCAGAGCCGCGTCGCTGCGGGCGCGCAGCGCCTCGTACGCCTCGTCGCGGCGCACCCGCGGCAGTCCACCGCCGACCGGGTCGGGGGCCGGTTCGCGGGTCACCGGCTGCTCCGCCAGGTTGGGGAACTCACTGACGCCGGTGATGGGTTCCTTGCGGCGCGCCAGGTCGCGCGAGCGGCGCTCCCAGGTGGCGGCGAGCCGGTCGCGGACGAGGCCGGACGCCAGGGCCTTGGCCAGTCCCCCGGCGCGCTCGATCTCCTGGAACCAGGCCCAGGCGGCGCGCGCCACGTCGTCGGTGAGCCGCTCGACGTACCAGGAGCCGCCGGCCGGGTCGATCACGCGGGCCAGGTGCGACTCCTCCAGCAGGATCGTGGAGGTGTTCCGGGCGATCCGGCGGGCGAAGTCGTCGGGCAGGCCCAGGGCGTGGTCGAAGGGCAGCACGGTGACGGCGTCGGCGCCGCCGACTCCGGCGGCCAGGCTCGCGACGGTGGTCCGCAGCATGTTCACCCACGGGTCGCGGCCGCTCATCATGACCGGCGAGGTCACGGCGTGCTGGCGCTGCGCGCCCGCCGCGTCCGCCCCGCACACCTGGGCCACGCGGGCCCACAGGCGCCGGGCGGCGCGCAGCTTGGCGATGGTCAGGAACTGGTCGGCGGTGGCCGCGTAGCGGAACTCCAGCTGTGCGCAGGCGGCTTCGGCCGTCAGTCCGGCGGCGGTGAGCTCGCGCAGGTACGCCACGGCGGCAGCCAGCGAGCAGCCGAGCTCCTCGGCGGTGGAGCCGCCCGCCTCGTGGTACGGCAACGCGTCCACGGTGAAGGTCCGGACGCCCGGGTGGTCGCGGTGGACCAGCTGGGCGAGGCCGGTGGCGGCGGACAGGTGGGCGGCCAGGTCGGTGTCCTGGCCGGTGCGGGCCACCAGGCCGAGCGGGTCGGCGCCGAGGTTGCCGAGCGCGGCGCGCGCGGGCACCTGGCGGTCGGCGTACAGGCGCAGCAGGGCGCGGGCGGCGGGTTCGAAGTCGGCGCCCGCGTCGAGGACCACGGGGGCCAGGTCCAGGTAGACGCCGTCGAGGGCCTGTGGGAGGGCGTGGACGGGGATGCCCGAGGAGCCGACCGTCAGCCATACCGACGCGGCGCCGTTCTCCAGGTCCGCGAGGACGGCCTCGTTGGTGCGGCGCGGGTCGGGGTGGGTGTGCCGGGGGCGTACGTCCCAGCCGGAGGCCGCCGAGCCTTCGGCCCGCGCGCCGCGGACGA
Coding sequences within it:
- the mutA gene encoding methylmalonyl-CoA mutase small subunit, whose product is MTVLPDGLPLAAEFPDATREQWCHLVEGVLRKSGTHDAVGADAEHALATALQDGVSVRPLYTAQDAPGDAGYPGFAPFVRGARAEGSAASGWDVRPRHTHPDPRRTNEAVLADLENGAASVWLTVGSSGIPVHALPQALDGVYLDLAPVVLDAGADFEPAARALLRLYADRQVPARAALGNLGADPLGLVARTGQDTDLAAHLSAATGLAQLVHRDHPGVRTFTVDALPYHEAGGSTAEELGCSLAAAVAYLRELTAAGLTAEAACAQLEFRYAATADQFLTIAKLRAARRLWARVAQVCGADAAGAQRQHAVTSPVMMSGRDPWVNMLRTTVASLAAGVGGADAVTVLPFDHALGLPDDFARRIARNTSTILLEESHLARVIDPAGGSWYVERLTDDVARAAWAWFQEIERAGGLAKALASGLVRDRLAATWERRSRDLARRKEPITGVSEFPNLAEQPVTREPAPDPVGGGLPRVRRDEAYEALRARSDAALAADGTRPRVFLAALGPAAAHTARASFAANLFQAGGIEAVHQPASVDAESVAEAFAASGARIACICSSDALYAEQAAAVAERLKAAGALRVHLAGRPGELRETYEQAGVDAFVFAGCDAVEVLSSALDTMGVTR
- the scpA gene encoding methylmalonyl-CoA mutase, whose protein sequence is MIPDFSSVELDGPAAPASADAWRAALRESTGKDVDALVWDTPEGIGVKPLYTSEDLAGLDFLGTYPGIAPYLRGPYPTMYVNQPWTIRQYAGFSTAEESNAFYRRNLAAGQKGLSVAFDLPTHRGYDSDHPRVTGDVGMAGVAIDSIYDMRQLFDGIPLDRMSVSMTMNGAVLPVLALYIVAAEEQGVPPEKLAGTIQNDILKEFMVRNTYIYPPQPSMRIISDIFTYTSQKMPRYNSISISGYHIQEAGATADLELAYTLADGVEYLRAGIAAGMDVDAFAPRLSFFWAIGMNFFMEIAKLRAARLLWAKLVKQFDPKNPKSLSLRTHSQTSGWSLTAQDVFNNVTRTCVEAMAATQGHTQSLHTNALDEALALPTDFSARIARNTQILLQQESGTCRVIDPWGGSAYVEKLTHDLARRAWQHIEEVEAAGGMAKAIDAGIPKLRVEEAAARTQARIDSGRQPVIGVNKYRVDSDEQIEVLKVDNSAVRAQQIDKLRRLRAERDEAACQDALRALTAAAESGPGSGLEGNLLALAVDAARAKATVGEISDALEKVYGRHSGQIRTISGVYREEAGPSSSVEKTRRLVDAFEEAEGRRPRILVAKMGQDGHDRGQKVIATAFADLGFDVDVGPLFQTPEEVARQAVEADVHIVGVSSLAAGHLTLVPALREQLAEAGREDITIVVGGVIPPQDVEALHEAGAAAVFLPGTVVPDAAYDLVRSLAEDLGHELGENEETR
- the meaB gene encoding methylmalonyl Co-A mutase-associated GTPase MeaB codes for the protein MSTVRPNGQRRSIDIDTYAKGVLDGSRAFIARAITLVESTRPDHRELAQRLLIELLPHTGRARRVGISGVPGVGKSTFIDALGTMLTGLGHRVAVLAVDPSSTRTGGSILGDKTRMERLAVDPAAFVRPSPSAGTLGGVARATRESMVVMEAAGHDVILVETVGVGQSETAVAGMVDSFLLLSLARTGDQLQGIKKGVLELADVVAINKADGPHERDARSAARELAGALRLLQPADAPWNPPVLTCSARESTGLDVVWDRLEQHRKVLDASGALAAKRRDQQVEWTWSMVRDQLLARLHEHPAVRRLGPVLEQQVRDGTLTATLAADRLLEAFGTTDA
- a CDS encoding (2Fe-2S)-binding protein, with the protein product MHEAAAVGPFFGVRTDAAPGPGGPRAEGYVALGEAYRTTDGTAAQPLLDRIDAVAATLGAGERRVAASLVFQGLAARLWSIALGPAALHGRVPDLRPDTLWWNPARTAPHDLWLPGPVRALGEPGGVAGQLGHAVYVNLLPLHRATRTACRISEALLWGNAAAALAGSLRVLCGWCRAQGRPEAARRAVDLARALLAAPPLENTGTWHLGPERDFRRRSCCLYYRVPGGGLCGDCALTPRAPGPRAAPPHQVSRVSVAGPIPVLPTPLPLQLPR